The stretch of DNA CTTTCAGGCCTTTTTCCTGTGCCTGGCGCAGGATCAGGCCCAGCTCTGGGTGGTAGCCGCCGTAGTAGACGAAGTCGACGTTGTTCTGCTTGAGCTTCTGGATGATCGAGGAGAAGTCCTTGTCACCGGCGTTCAGGCCTTCGAAGACGGCAACCTTGGTGCCTTTCTTCTCGAGGGTCTGCTTGACCGCGGTGGCGATGCCTTCACCGTACTGTTGCTTGTCGTGCAGGACGGCAACGACCTTCGGCTTGACGTGATCGGCGATGTAGTTGCCGGCGGCCGGGCCCTGGGCGCTGTCCAGGCCGATGGTGCGGAAGATCAGCTTGTAGCCACGGGCGGTGATTTCCGGCGAGGTGGCGGCCGGGGTGATCATGATCACGCCTTCGTCTTCGTAGATGTCGGACGCTGGCTGGGTGGAGCTGGAGCACAGGTGGCCGATGACGAACTTGACGCCGTCGTTGACCACTTTGTTGGCGACTGCCACGGCCTGTTTAGGGTCGCAGGCGTCGTCGTATTCCTTGGCTTCGAGCATCTTGCCATCGACGCCGCCCTTGGCGTTGATGTCCTTGATGGCCTGCTTGGCGC from Pseudomonas putida encodes:
- a CDS encoding branched-chain amino acid ABC transporter substrate-binding protein; protein product: MIKISKLFAAMVLAGVASHSFAADTIKIGIAGPKTGPVTQYGDMQFIGAKQAIKDINAKGGVDGKMLEAKEYDDACDPKQAVAVANKVVNDGVKFVIGHLCSSSTQPASDIYEDEGVIMITPAATSPEITARGYKLIFRTIGLDSAQGPAAGNYIADHVKPKVVAVLHDKQQYGEGIATAVKQTLEKKGTKVAVFEGLNAGDKDFSSIIQKLKQNNVDFVYYGGYHPELGLILRQAQEKGLKAKFMGPEGVGNDSISQIAQGASEGLLVTLPKSFDADPENKAIVDAIKADGKDPSGPFVFPAYSAVELIAKGIEAAKSEDTTKVAEAIHAGTFKTPTGELSYDAKGDLKDFKFVVYEWHFGKPKTEVSPQ